The following nucleotide sequence is from Candidatus Deferrimicrobiaceae bacterium.
TAGCCGAGAAAGACTTCCATCATCTCCGAGGCATGACCGGGGTTCTTAAGGGCGAGCACGTTTCCCACCTCGAACGCCCACAGGCGCGGAAGGAGGATGTCCGCCTTCCCCTCCAGCCAGGCCGCCAGGACCTCCTCGGCCTTGTCCCGGTCCCGCTCGGAAGGCCCGGGGAATCCCCATTTCAGCAGGACGGAGGCGTCCGGCACGATCAGCACGGACAGGCGCGCCTCAACGCCGCTCCCGGTCGCGTCTCAGGGTGGAGACGATCTTTTCCGTGGACAGGGGCGGGCTCTTCTCCCTGAGCGCTCGCAGCCGTTCAGTCAGCTTCCTCCGCCGGATGGCCAGAAGCTCCCTTTCCAGGGCCGCGTTGACCACCCTGCTGCGCTCCCCGCGAGGCACGAGCTCCTCCAGCTCCCGTGCGATGTCGCTCTTGATCATGAAATTCAGCTTCCGGGCAGCATCTCCCATTTGATCACCTCTCATGCAGAGGTAATATCATTACCCCTTTACCATACCTACTTTCCGTCGGATTGTCAATTGCCTGTCGGACGGGTCAGAACGCCACGATCAGGACGCCCGCGGTGACGGCGTTCCGGCAGAGTGTGTCGACTCCGTTCATCAGACTATCGTGTATGCCAGACCCCCGACGTGTTCGAAATGGCGGTCGGAAGTGAGGAGTTCGGCGCCGTACTCCATCGCCTGGGCGGCGATCCAGATGTCGTTGGAGGGGATCGGAGTCCCTTGA
It contains:
- a CDS encoding type II toxin-antitoxin system VapC family toxin, with protein sequence MLIVPDASVLLKWGFPGPSERDRDKAEEVLAAWLEGKADILLPRLWAFEVGNVLALKNPGHASEMMEVFLGYRFPEAETTPDLCREAFRLVQRCGVTFYDAAYHAVALRNGGTMLTADEAYYRKASGHGSVALLREFGPA